The following are encoded in a window of Salmo trutta chromosome 9, fSalTru1.1, whole genome shotgun sequence genomic DNA:
- the LOC115200372 gene encoding vesicle-associated membrane protein 8 gives MDNNLEKGEVVEQDKVKTLQSQVEGVKDIMTQNVDRILARGERLDDLMGKSEDLQAGAEDFKHTSQKVARSYWWKNMKLWVVIVVIVLIIILIIILLSTGVIPTSSPVPKPTKKPN, from the exons ATGGATAATAATTTG gagaagggagaggtggtggagcaGGACAAGGTGAAGACCCTGCAGTCTCAGGTGGAGGGAGTGAAGGACATCATGACCCAGAACGTGGACCGGATCCTTGCCCGGGGAGAGAGGCTGGACGACTTGATGGGCAAGTCAGAGGACCTGCAGGCTGGG GCTGAGGACTTCAAGCACACGTCCCAGAAGGTGGCTCGCTCCTACTGGTGGAAGAACATGAAGCTGTGGGTGGTGATCGTGGTCATTGTCCTCATCATAATCCTCATCATCATACTGCTCAGCACTGGCGTCATCCCAACCAGCTCCCCTGTTCCCAAACCTACTAAAAAACCAAACTAG